GTCGAGCTGCCGCCCCAGCAAAAGCCGGTTGCACCCAGCTTGCCGGTGGAGAGCTCATGCCGCTTCAGGTAACGCGCACTGTTGACCATGTCCTGCAACAACTTGCCGCGGTCGAGACTGGCTTGCATTGCACGGCCATCGTCGTCATTGCCAGGATAACCACCGATGGGCGCCAAACCGTCAGGCGCCAGCGCGAGGAAGCCGGCAACCGCCGCCCGGCGCGCAACATCTTCTATGTACGGATTCAGGCCGCGATTCTCGTGCATCACCAGCACGGCCGGGAACGGTCCATCACTCGCAGGCTGCACGAGGTAGCCGCGCATCTCCCCGGAACTGCCGCCCGGTGATGCGTAGTTGACGTAACGCGCCTTGATCCGTTCATCCGTGAAAGAAATGGTCGCTGCGTCGGCGTAGTTTGGCAACAGGCTCTCGGCCAGCGTGAGTGCAGACACACCGCCTACGGTAATCTTCGCTGCACGATCGAAGAACTGCCGACGGGTGAGACGACCGTGACAGTAATTGTCATACAACTCGTAGACCTTTGAATCGTTGTCCTGCTTACTCATTTTGTGAATCTCCTGACATCAACGTTTGTTTGTTACTTCAGTCTCTCGACCAATTCCACCCGGCGATTCTTCGCCCGGCCGGCATCGCTGGCGTTCGAATAGGAAGGCACTAACGGTCCGACGCCGTGCGGCTGTAATCGTTCCGAGCCCACGCCGTAATCACGCTGCAAGGTATCAACGACCGCCATTGCACGATCCGACGACAATTTTTGATTGTAGGAAAACGTGCCGACGGAATCCGTGTGGCCAACAACGTAGAACACTTTGTCCGGCTGTGTCGCGAGAAACTCAACAATAGCTTTTAGCGCCTCATCGGACTCCGGCTTAAGCGTGGCTTTGTCATGATCGAAATAGATACCATCAAGCACAACCCGCCCGTACTCGAGAATATCGGCGCCGATAGCTTCCGCATCCACCGCAACCAGCCCGGTCTCCGCCGCTTCGACTTCGATGATGTCGATCAGCGTGCCGACGTAGTTGGAAGAATGCTGTTCAACGTT
The DNA window shown above is from Woeseia oceani and carries:
- a CDS encoding dienelactone hydrolase family protein, with translation MSKQDNDSKVYELYDNYCHGRLTRRQFFDRAAKITVGGVSALTLAESLLPNYADAATISFTDERIKARYVNYASPGGSSGEMRGYLVQPASDGPFPAVLVMHENRGLNPYIEDVARRAAVAGFLALAPDGLAPIGGYPGNDDDGRAMQASLDRGKLLQDMVNSARYLKRHELSTGKLGATGFCWGGSSTNALAVILGDDLDAGVPFYGGAADTADVPKISAPLLIHYAEEDPRVNAMREDYAAALEANGVEFEMHTYPGTRHGFHNNSTPRFDEAAADLAWERTIAFFRKHLA